TCGCCGATACCGTTTTCAACATCTTTCGCTTTAGACTGCACGTAACCGATTGACGGACGCAGACCGTTTTCGAACTGGTACTGTGCCACTAACTCATAACCCTGAGTTTTGTTCGCGTAGCCGCCTGGGATTGGTGCCAGGTTACGGGTTTCGTTATACATTGCAGACAGATAAATCTGGTTAGCGTCGTATTTCAGAGCCGTTGCCCATGCAGACGCTTTATCACCGCCGCCGATAGCGGAGTCACTTTGTGCGTTAGTACGGTCAGATGAAGAACCTGCGATAACAGCACCGATGCCGGAACCTGCGATATCTTCATAATCGATGGATGCGCCGTAACCGTCGCCGTTCGCTTTAGTAGATGCACGACCGTCGCCTTCGTTTTTACCCTGGTATTGCAGGGCAATGTTCAGGCCAGTGACCAGACCGAAGAAGTCCTGGTTACGGTAAGTGGCCAGGCCGCCTGAACGACCTACCATGTAGTTATCGGAGTTAGCGGTATCACCACCAAACTCTGGCAGCATATCGGTGAAGCCCAGTGCGTCGTAAACAACACCGTAGTTACGGCCGTAGTCGAAAGAACCGAAATCTTTCACTTTCAGGCCAGCAAAGCCCAGACGGGTTTTGTTACCCAGGTCGCCCTGAGATTCTGCGTGGTTAGCCTGAATGTTATATTCCCACTGGCCATAACCGGTCAGTGTGTCGTTAATTTGAGTTTCGCCTTTAAAGCCCAGACGCGCATAAGTCATGTCGCCGTCAGAACTTTTGTCATCGGAGAAATAATGCTTAGCGGTTACGCGACCGTAGAGGTCCAGTTTGTTACCGTCTTTATTATAAATCTCAGCTGCATTCGCGGTAGAACCCACTGCAATTAAAGAGACCGCTAAGGCCAACACACTGCGCTTCATCATTATTTAAGTTTCCTTGATTTTTTTATAAAGGATTTCTCATGCCCGTTCTTTTATAGGACTGAAATATCGGGCTGTGAGTATTTGTACATGTTTTAAAATACGTCTGTCTGTAAAACGATTTGAACCTTAACACTGAGCACGAAAAGTTAAAATGGAAAAGTTCGCCTCGATAAGTCTTTTTTGAGTAAAGAGTTGTAACATCATGTTTCTACCATAAGGCGCTAAGCCCCTGATTATATGCGGTTTTCGCATAACAATTTGCACCATCACAGTGCATTGCACCATTGGCGTGCAAATAGTTTGTAAATTTGTAAAGTAGTTGCAAGCGGGATCACCTTTATCAAAAGGTTTTTTTCTGTTAACAATCGTTAAGGAATTAGTGCTATCTGAAAAGGCGTTGCATTTAAATAGTGCATAGCATGGTAATCATTTTGATGTGAACTTCATTATCTAATTAATAGAAAAAGCAGCCATAAGATTTTTGTACTACGCAATTTTTTGCCGATTAGGATTTTTAATAAGGATGCTGAACAAAATAAAGCCAAATTCAGAGTGGCAATAATTACCTGAGTGATTAAATTGAACGAAGTTGAATATTTCCCGTTGCCCATATTGGGTTATTTTTATTCAAAACGGGCTTTTGTTTACAACGGGCATATTAAAAGAAAGAGCATATCTCAGGCGGATCAGGAAATTTTCGGGGAACATTTTGCTGTTGAGTGGCGGGAAATCCGTAAGACGGCCCTCCCCGTTACCAGGGAGGACGCTGAAGATTAGCGGAACTGCGCGGCGTGAAGTTGTGCGTAACGACCCTGTTGAGCAAGCAGAGACTCATGCGTGCCCTGCTCAACAATACCTTCTTTATCGACCACGATAATGCGGTCGGCATTCTGAATAGTTGCCAGACGATGAGCAATCACCAGCGTGGTGCGGCCTTCAGAAAGTTCCGCCAGTGACTGCTGGATGGCCTGTTCGGTCGCCGTATCCAGTGCGGACGTCGCTTCATCGAGGATCAGGATCGGCGGGTTTTTGAGGAATATCCGCGCGATCGACAAACGCTGTTTCTGACCGCCGGAAAGCTTCACGCCCCGCTCACCAATTACGGTGTCCATGCCCAGCGGCAAAGCGTCAATCACGTCATCAAGGCGTGCGCGACTGGCGGCCAGGCGAATTTCCGCTTCGCTGGCATCGAGCTTACCGTAAGCAATGTTCTCGCGGATTGTCCCCCCAAACAGGAAAACATCCTGCTGCACGATGCCGATGTTATGACGCAGCGAAGTCTGGGTCATGTCGCGGATATCAATGCCATCGATGGAAATGCTGCCGCTGTCCAGCTCATAAAAACGAGGCAGCAGCGAACACAAGGTGGTTTTTCCCGCACCGGAAGGCCCGACGAACGCCAGCGTTTCTCCGGCATTAATAGAAAGCGTGATGCCGTTGAGAATTTTGCTCACCGGCGTGTAGCCGAAGACGACATTGTCGTAATGAATGTCACCGCGTAAGTGACTGACCACCTGTGCGCCCGGCCGGTCAGTGATATCCGGTGAGGTATCGATAAGCTGCGTGAAGCGTTTAAAACCGGCAATCCCTTTCGGATAGCTTTCCAGTACCGAGCTGATTTTCGCCACTGGCCGGAAAAACACTTCCACCAGCAACAGGAAACCGACAAATCCGCCATACGTCAGCTGGTCATTAATCACATACCAGGTTCCGGCGATCATCACGATGATCTGCACCAGACGGGTACTGAGGTAACTCAGCGTCAGACTTGCGGTCATGATTTTGTAGGCTTTCAGCTTAGTGATGCGGTAGTTATTGTTATCCGACGCAAACAGCTTTTGCTCATGATCTTCGTTGGCAAAGGCTTTCACCACGCGAATACCACCGATGCTTTCTTCTATACGTGCGTTGAAATTACCCACCATCCCGAACAGGCGTCGCCAGGTGTCGGTCATCTGCGCGCCATAACGGCTGACCATCCAGGTCATTGCCGGAACAATAATGATGGTCATCAGCGCCAGCTGGACATGTACCGTCGCCATCAGGATAAACGCACCGATGAAGGTCATTACTGCAATGAACACATCTTCCGGGCCGTGATGCGCAATCTCCCCCACTTCTTCCAGATCTTTGGTGACGTGGGTAATGATGTGACCGGTTTTGGTGTTGTCGTAATAACGGAAAGACAGTTTCTGTAAATGGCTGAACGCCTGAGCACGCATGTCAGTTTCAATCCCGACGCCCAGCGCGTGTCCCCAGTAGTTCACAATCGCCATCAGTAAGGTGTTGATCACATAAATCAGCAGCAAACCGACGGTCGCGCCAATGATCAGCACCCAGTCATGTGCGGGCAGCAACTTATCAATAAAGGTTTTGATCGCCATCGGGAAACCCAGTTCCAGTAACCCGGCCAGAATGGCGCATCCGAAATCCAGGAAGAACAGCTTTTTATAAGGAACGTAATAAGAGAAGAAACGGCGGAGCATCAGGCATCCTCATAGAAACGACCCGAAGGCGGGCAAGTCCGTCAGTCTAAATGAAAATGGTTATCGATAAAGATAATTTTAGACCCGCCCCGCCGGAAGACCGTTTTCACAGAAGTTTGCGCACACCGCTTAAAATCACGGCAAAGGCCGCATTCAGTGCCTGCCAGGCAATCTCCTCGCTGATTGCTTCATAGGTCGCCAGCACCGCCACAAAGGTGGATTTCTGTGTCGCCAGCAAAGATTCATATTCTCCCGACCGGAAACTGCCTTTACCTTTTTCAATCTCCCAGGTCAGCTGAAGTAAGGCTTCAATCTGCGGGACGGCACTGTTTGCCACCGTATTCCAGTTTGTCCCCAGTGAAGCTTTTGCCGCCGCAATAGCCCTGTCTTTAACATCAAAAATATCACTCATCGTATTCACCTTTATTATTTATTGACTGCTTCTGTACCATTTTTTAATACCAGCTCATACGTCAGCATCGACTGCATAATCACAGCAACC
The Rahnella variigena genome window above contains:
- a CDS encoding porin, which produces MMKRSVLALAVSLIAVGSTANAAEIYNKDGNKLDLYGRVTAKHYFSDDKSSDGDMTYARLGFKGETQINDTLTGYGQWEYNIQANHAESQGDLGNKTRLGFAGLKVKDFGSFDYGRNYGVVYDALGFTDMLPEFGGDTANSDNYMVGRSGGLATYRNQDFFGLVTGLNIALQYQGKNEGDGRASTKANGDGYGASIDYEDIAGSGIGAVIAGSSSDRTNAQSDSAIGGGDKASAWATALKYDANQIYLSAMYNETRNLAPIPGGYANKTQGYELVAQYQFENGLRPSIGYVQSKAKDVENGIGDVDLVKYFEIGATYYFNKNMYTYVDYMINQIDDNNKLGVSSDDIVAVALTYRF
- a CDS encoding ABC transporter ATP-binding protein, with the translated sequence MLRRFFSYYVPYKKLFFLDFGCAILAGLLELGFPMAIKTFIDKLLPAHDWVLIIGATVGLLLIYVINTLLMAIVNYWGHALGVGIETDMRAQAFSHLQKLSFRYYDNTKTGHIITHVTKDLEEVGEIAHHGPEDVFIAVMTFIGAFILMATVHVQLALMTIIIVPAMTWMVSRYGAQMTDTWRRLFGMVGNFNARIEESIGGIRVVKAFANEDHEQKLFASDNNNYRITKLKAYKIMTASLTLSYLSTRLVQIIVMIAGTWYVINDQLTYGGFVGFLLLVEVFFRPVAKISSVLESYPKGIAGFKRFTQLIDTSPDITDRPGAQVVSHLRGDIHYDNVVFGYTPVSKILNGITLSINAGETLAFVGPSGAGKTTLCSLLPRFYELDSGSISIDGIDIRDMTQTSLRHNIGIVQQDVFLFGGTIRENIAYGKLDASEAEIRLAASRARLDDVIDALPLGMDTVIGERGVKLSGGQKQRLSIARIFLKNPPILILDEATSALDTATEQAIQQSLAELSEGRTTLVIAHRLATIQNADRIIVVDKEGIVEQGTHESLLAQQGRYAQLHAAQFR